CCCACGTGCTGCTTCTCGCCTTTCCACGTTACCGAATCATGCACCGTGCTATCTTTGAATCCGGCACAATCACTATGATACAACCGGATAGGGTGGTCGGTGTGTCCGTATGTACCCGATTTTTCTATAAAATGCATAAGTTTGCGTGTAAAGCTGTATGCTTTGAGCGGCGGCTCCGATTGCGCAAATAATGCCCTTATCTGATCACGCAGTTCGGGGGTGATTTCCTCATCTGCATCCAGATTGATCAGCCATTTATTGCGGCATAGCGATTCCCCAAAATTCTTTTGAGGCCCATAGCCCGGCCATGGATTATACACTGCTTTTGCACCCAGCTCTGTGCTGATCTGCATCGTATCATCCTCGCTACCGCTATCTATCACATGCACTTCATCTACCCAATCCACTACGCTTTTAATAGT
This genomic window from Alphaproteobacteria bacterium contains:
- a CDS encoding glycosyltransferase family 2 protein translates to MTAKLPISVFIIAKNEADRIPYTIKSVVDWVDEVHVIDSGSEDDTMQISTELGAKAVYNPWPGYGPQKNFGESLCRNKWLINLDADEEITPELRDQIRALFAQSEPPLKAYSFTRKLMHFIEKSGTYGHTDHPIRLYHSDCAGFKDSTVHDSVTWKGEKQHVGLLSGLLLHRCFRSYKHMVDKINFYSTMQSEDMFRRGRRPSSLRLVIEPFFSFFKALFIRGYILRGVTGFVESILYAFARTLRLAKTRALYIAAERANKTPL